The genome window AGGCCGCTTTTAATTCCCTGCAGGCCACTGCGGCTGCCGAGGATCCAGATCTGCAGGCATCGGTGCAGGCGATCGTGAACGCCGTGCGCGAGCGCGGTGACGCGGCTTTGTTGGACTACACGCTGAAGCTCGATCGCTGGGTGCCGGGCGAGCCGGTCGAGTTCGAAGTGCCACCCGCGGACCTGGATGCGGCGCTGGCCGCCATCACGCCGGCGCAGCGTGCGGCACTGAATGGCGCTGCCGAACGCCTGCGTGCCTACCATCAGCACCAGCTGGCCGGCTCCTGGGATTACACGGAAGCCGATGGCAGCGTGCTCGGTCAGCGGGTAACGCCACTTGAGCGAGTCGGTGTATACGTGCCCGGGGGCACAGCGGCCTATCCATCGAGCGTGCTGATGAACGTCATCCCGGCCAAAGTGGCGGGCGTTCAGGAAATCATCATGGTTTCGCCGACGCCCGATGGCGTGGACAATCCGCTGGTGCTGGCGGCGGCACGGATCGCCGGCGTTGACCGGGTGTTTCGTGTCGGCGGCGCGCAGGCGGTGGCAGCCCTGGCGTATGGCACTGCCACGGTGCCAGCCGTGGACAAGATTGTCGGCCCCGGCAATCGCTACGTGGCGGCGGCCAAGCGCCTGGTGTTCGGTACCGTGGGCATCGACATGATCGCCGGCCCGTCGGAGGTGGTGATCGTGGCGGATGGGAGCGTGCCAGCCGACTGGCTGGTATACGACCTGTTCGCGCAGGCCGAACACGACGAGCAGGCGCGCGCGATCCTGCTGTCGCCCGACCTTGCATTGCTGGAGCGTGTGGCCGAACGTGCGGCGGCTTTGCTGGGGACCCTGGAGCGGCGCGCGATTGTGGAGGCGGCGCTCGAACGTCATGGCGCGCTGATTCGAACCCGTGACCTGATCGAAGCGGCCACGCTCGCCAGCGCGCTGGCGCCCGAGCACCTGGAGCTTGCGGTCGCCGATCCGGCGGCCTTGTTGCCACATATACGCCACGCTGGAGCCATCTTCATGGGCGGTCATTCGCCCGAGGCGATCGGCGATTACTGCGCCGGCCCGAATCACGTGCTGCCGACGGCGCGTACCGCGCGCTTTAGTTCACCATTGGGCGTGTATGACTTCCAGAAGCGAAGCAGCCTGATCGCGCTGAGCGCGGCCGGAGCCGGAACACTGGCGCCGCTGGCGGCCGAGTTGGCCCGTGGCGAAGGACTGACCGCCCACGCCCGTTCGGCCGAATGTCGCCTGGCGGCAGAATGAATACGCCCTCGCGAGCTGAGCGTATCGAGGGCCTGGTTCGGCCGCAGATTCGCGCGCTGAACGCCTATCACGTGCCGCCGGCAACCGGACTGCTCAAGCTGGATGCGATGGAGAACCCGCATCCCTGGCCGGGTGATTTGGAAGCGCCGTGGCTGGAGCGCCTGCGTGGGGTTCAGTTGAACCGCTACCCACTGCCCCAGGCAGACGAACTGGCCGCGGCCCTGGCCCGCCAGGCCGGCGTACCGCCGGGTTTTGGGCTGTTGCTCGGAAATGGCTCGGACGAGCTTATCCAGCTGCTGGATATTTGTCTGGCGCGGCCGGCGGCCAGTGTGTTGCTGCCGGCACCGAGCTTCTCCATGTATGGCTTGATCGCACGAGTGCTGGGGCTGGAAGTGGTGGAAGTACCGCTGCGGGCCGATTTTGGCCTGGATGTGCCGGCGATGCTGGCGGCGATGCAGCAGCATCGCCCGGCATTGACGTATCTGTCCTGCCCGAACAACCCGACAGCGAACCTGTTTGCCGCCGCTGATCTGCGCGCGCTCATCGCAGCGGCGCCTGGGCTGGTAGTGGTGGACGAAGCCTATTTCCCATTTGCCGGGCGCAGCGTGTTGCCCTGGCTGCTCGAATTCGATCAGTTACTGGTGCTGCGTACGCTGTCAAAGGTGGGGTTGGCCGGTCTGCGTCTGGGGTACCTGATTGGCCATCGTGACTGGTTGCGTGAATTCGATAAAGCACGCCTGCCCTACAACATCAGCAGTCTGACGCAGATTTCTGCGCAGTTTGCGCTTGAACACGCTGACCGCCTGGCGGCGGAGGCGGCGCGCATTCGCGAGGATCGCGCTGTGCTGTTGCAGGCCCTGGCAGGCATCTCCAGCGCGACCGTTTACCCGAGCGACACCAATTTTGTTTTATTGCGCCTGTCACCGGGTCAGGCGTCGCGGGTGCACGGTGCGCTGCGCGAGGCCGGTATACTGGTCAAGAACGTTCACGGCAGCCACCCCGTGCTGGCCGAGTGCCTGCGGTTAACGGTGGGCACCGCGGCTGAGAACCGGGCCCTCGTGACCGCCCTGCGGACGCAACTACAAGACTGACACAGGCATGAGTAGCCAACGCAGCGCTGACATCCGGCGCACTACCCGCGAGACCGACATCCGGGTTGAACTGAACCTCGACGGCAGCGGCAGGGTGCGGCTTGCCAGCGGCGTGCCGTTTCTGGACCACATGCTGGAGCAGGTGGCCCGCCATGGCTTGCTGGACCTCACGGTCGAGGCGGTTGGTGACCTGCATATCGACGCCCACCATACCGTGGAAGATATCGGCATTACCGTTGGCCAGGCGCTGCACAAGGCGCTGGGCGAGCGAGCCGGTATTACCCGTTACGGTCATGCGTACGTTCCGCTCGATGAGGCGCTGTCGCGCGTGGTACTGGACTGCTCCGGTCGGCCGGGATTGACCTATCTGGTCACCTACCCGCGTGGCCGGGTGGGCGATTTCGATATCGACCTGCTGCGCGAGTTTTTCCAGGGTTTCGTCAATCACGGCCTGGTGACCTTGCACATCGATTGTCTGCGCGGCGGTAACGCGCACCACATCGCCGAGACCGTGTTCAAGGCCTTCGGTCGCGCGCTGCGCATGGCGCTCAGCATCGATCCGCGTGCTGCCGGAGTCGTGCCATCGACCAAGGGCAGCCTTTGATCGTCGGCGGCCCGGGTTGCGTCTGCTTTTTATGAGCGAAACCGTTGTCATCGATTTTGGTTCCGGCAACCTGCGTTCGGTGGCGAAGGCGCTGGAGCAGGTCGGCGCACACAAGGTGTCTGTGAGCGCCGATCCAGCTGTGATTCGAGCGGCCGGGCGGGTGGTCTTCCCCGGCCAGGGCGCGATCGGCGCCTGTGCCGCTCGTCTGGCGGAGCCCGGCCTGGCGGCGGCGGTGCGCGAAGCAGCCACGAACAAACCCTTCCTCGGAATTTGCCTGGGGTTGCAGGCCCTGTTCGAGTTCAGCGAAGAAGACGGCGGTGTGGCCGGTTTAGGCCTGGTGGCAGGGCGCGTGGCGCGCTTTGCGGCGGGCGAGACACTGGCTGGCGGCGAGCGACGCAAGGTGCCCCACATGGGCTGGAACCAGGTCGACCTGGCCCGCGGGCACCCGCTGCTGGCCGGTATTCCGAGTGGTGCCTGGTTTTACTTCGTACACAGCTACTACGTGTGTCCGACGCAGGCCGATCTGGTGTTGGGGCAGACCAGTCATGGCAGTACGACGTTCACGTCTGCGCTGGCACGTGGCAATCTTGTGGCGACGCAGTTTCATCCCGAGAAGAGCCACCACGCGGGTTTGCGTTTACTGTCCAATTTTGTGACCTGGAACGGCGAGGACTGAGGAGAATCTGATGCTGTTGATTCCGGCCATCGATATCAAGGGCGGCAAGTGTGTGCGCTTGCGACAAGGGCGCATGGACGATGTCACGGTCTTCGACGATGATCCGGTCGCCGTGGCCAAGCGCTGGGTCGACGAGGGCGCAACGCGCCTGCACGTGGTCGATCTGGACGGCGCCGTTTCGGGTCAGCCGGTCAACTCCAGGATTATCTCGGCCATTACCGCCGCGGTGGGCGAAGTGGATGTTCAGGTGGGCGGCGGTATCCGGGATGAGGAGTCCATCGAGGCCTACCTCGATGCCGGCGTGCGCTACGTCATCCTGGGGACCCAGGCGGTAAACATGCCCCATTTCGTGCGCGATGCCTGCACCGAGTATCCGGGCCACATCATCGTGGGACTGGATGCGCGCGACGGCAAGGTTGCCATCGACGGCTGGTCCAAGCTGTCGCAGCATTCGGTACTGGACATGGCGCAGCATTTCCAGCGCGACGGCGTGGAAGCCATCATTTACACCGATATCGGCCGCGACGGCATGATGGGTGGCGCCAATGTGGAAGGAGTGGTCGAGTTGGCGCGTGTTGTGACGGTGCCGGTCATTGCGTCCGGAGGCGTCACCAGCCTGTCTGACGTGGAAGCGTTGTGCGCGGTCGCGGACGAGGGTATCGCCGGGGCAATCGTCGGCCGCGCGTTATACGAGGGCACCCTGGATCTGGCGACGGCGCTGCGGCGGGTCACGGAATTGCGCGCCTGATCCATGTTGGCCAAACGGATCATTCCCTGTCTTGATGTGGACCATGGGCGGGTGGTCAAAGGGGTGCGTTTTGTCGGCCTGCGAGACGCGGGCGATCCGGTCGAGGCCGGCCGCCGCTACAGCGAGGCGGGCGCTGACGAGTTAGTGTTCCTGGATATCACCGCCAGTGCTGACGACCGCGATACGCTGCTGCACGTGGTCGAAGCCGTGGCTGAGCAGGTGTTCATCCCGTTTACGGTTGGCGGTGGCGTGCGCAGCGTGGCGGACGTGCGCCGCTTGTTGGTCGCGGGCGCCGACAAGGTGTCGATCAACTCCGCCGCGGTACAGCGGCCGCAGTTGGTCGCGGAGGCCGCGCAGCAGTTCGGCAATCAGTGCATTGTGGTGGCGATAGATGCCAAGCAGGTGGCGCGCGGGCGCTGGGAGGTGTTCACCCACGGTGGACGCCGGCAGACCGGCCTTGACGCGATCGAATGGGCCCGGCAAGTGGTCGCGTTGGGCGCCGGTGAACTGCTGTTGACCAGCATGGACCGGGATGGAACACGCGAGGGTTTTGACCTGGAGCTGACTCGCCAGGTGAGCGATGCGGTGTCGGTGCCGGTCATTGCCTCCGGTGGCGTGGGTAACCTGGATCACTTGCGCGACGGGGTACTGGTCGGCCACGCCGACGCGGTGCTGGCAGCGAGTATCTTTCACTTTGGCGAGTACACCATCGCGCAGGCCAAGGCGCATCTGGCGAACGCCGACGTCGTGGTGCGGGTCGATGACTGGGAGTTGGCCGATGTCTGAACCCGGAGCGGATTTCCTTGATGCGGTGCATTGGGATGCGCGTGGCCTGGTGCCGGTGATCGCCCAGGAAGATGCGACCGGACAGGTGCTGATGCTGGCCTGGATGAATCGGGAGGCGCTCGCCGCCACCGTGACCCAGGGCGTGGCCGTCTACTGGTCGCGCTCGCGCGGGCGCTTATGGCGAAAGGGCGAGGTTTCCGGTCATGTGCAGACCGTGCGTGAACTGCGTCTGGACTGTGATGGCGATACCGTGTTGCTGCGGGTGGAACAACACGGTGGCATCGCGTGTCATACCGGGCGTGCGCGGTGCTTTTTTCAGCGTCTCACGGACGACGGGTGGGTCAGCGACGAACCGGTTCTCAAGACGCCCCAGTCAATTTATACGGACCACGACCATGCATGAGGTACTGTACCGGCTACAGGCGGTGCTGCAGCAAAGGCGTGGCGCGGATCCGCAGTCGTCGTACACGGCGCGGTTGTATGCTGCCGGCCTCGACGGCATGCTCAAGAAGATCGGCGAGGAGGCTACCGAGCTGGTGATGGCCGGCAAGGACGGTGTGCCGGAGCGGATCGTGGCGGAAACCGCAGATCTGTGGTTTCACACGCTGCTGTTTTTGGTATCGCAAGACCTCGCCGTGGATGACGTGCTGGCCGAACTGGAGCGCCGGTTCGGTCGTTCTGGCATCGACGAGAAAGCGGCCCGAAGCTCGACCTGACCGGATGCCGGACGGCCGGCCTGGGTCTTTCGGATAGCCAATCCTGACTATAGCTAGGAGTATCAAATCATGGGCCTAGGCGGTATATCTCCATTTCAGTTGCTTATCGTTCTCGCCATTGTCCTGGTCTTGTTCGGCGGCAAGCGCTTGCGCAGCCTGGGTGGGGACCTCGGGGGCGCGATCAAGGGATTTCGCAGCGCCATGAAGGATGGCGAGAAGGATGAGGCTGCCCGCGAGGCAGAGCGTTTGGCCGAGCGCCTCGGTGAGCCGACGCGGCCGGCGGACGCCGACGCGGTCACCCAGCGCGAGCGTCACGACGGCTAGCGCCTCCAGTACGAGTTTCCGTCTCTGCCCGGACCAATCACCGCGCACCCGACGTAACGCGAACGGCAGCGGCTCCCGCAGTGCACGGACGCGCTTACAGAATCAATGCCTGTAAGCCATTGATTTTGTAAGCCACCGGGAAACCGCACTTTTCCGGTGGCGGGTGCTGAGAGATCCGGAATGGGTTATTCAGCGCTTCCTTAAGGCTTGGGGTACGAGTGTTCGATATCGGATTCAGCGAATTGCTGCTGGTCGGCGTCGTCGGCTTGCTGGTGCTCGGGCCGGAGCGGCTACCGCAGGCAGCGCGCACTGCCGGGCTGTGGCTTGGGCGTTTTCGCGCCACTGTTCAGCGCTTTACGGCTGACATCGACCGCGAACTGAAGGCCGAGGAGTTGCGCCAGACGCTGCGCGAGGAGGCCAGCCGCCTGACCGAGCCGTTACAGGATCTGCAACAAGAGGTGTCGGCGGCCGGTGCTGACCTGGGCGCAGCGATCAAGCCGCCGCCCGATGCGCCGGTCAACCCGGGCAAGACATCCGTCGATGGCAACTGACGCAACGCCACAGCAACCTCTGATGGCGCATCTGCTGGAATTGCGCACGCGCCTGTTACGGGCCGTGGCGGCGGTTCTGGTGGCAATGCTCGCGCTATTGCCGTTTGCGAAGCCGCTGTATTCCACGCTGGCGCGACCCCTGATGGAGCGTTTGCCGGAGGGTGCCTCAATGATTGCCACCGGGGTTGCAGCGCCGTTTCTGGCGCCGTTCAAATTTGCCATGATGCTGGCGGTATTCTTGGCGATGCCATTCGTGGCCTACCAGGCTTGGGCGTTCGCCGCGCCCGGGCTTTATCGGCGCGAACAGGCATTGGCCGTTCCGATATTGGTGAGCAGCGTGGTGTTGTTTTACCTGGGTATGGTCTTCGCCTATTTCGCGATCTTTCCCATCGTTTTCGGTTTCTTTGCCAGCGCCGCGCCGGCCGGCGTGCTGGTGATGACCGACGTGACCAGTTATCTCGATTTCGTCCTGACGCTGTTTTTCGCGTTTGGCCTGGCGTTCGAGGTACCGGTGGTGGTGGTTCTGTTGGTGCTGCTCGGTTTTGTCAGCACCGCCAGCCTGCGCCGGGCGCGCCCGTATGTGATTGTCGGTGCCTTTGTGGTCGGAATGTTGTTGACGCCGCCGGATGTGTTCTCGCAAACCATTCTGGCGGTGCCCGTCTGGGTCCTGTTTGAACTGGGACTGATCGTGGCCCGCGTGCTCGAGAAAAATGCCGTGCGGGGTGAGAGCGTAAAGGCGGAGTGAGCGAATCCGTGGCGGCGGCGTACCGGTTTGGCGAGTTATTTGCGAATTAATTGACGTTTCCGGGCTCGTGCAGCCGGAATTAAGCCGGTATCATGCCGGTCGCCGCGGCTAACGTTCATTAAGGTACTCAGACACCATGACCCGCACCGCCAACCCCGGTAAGCTCCAGCGTCGTTTGAACAAAGAAGACATACTGGAAAAAACCGCACCCCTGTTCGCGGAAGGTGGCTATGCAGCGACCTCCATGCGCGATCTGGCCAAGGCCTGTGGCATTACGCCAGCGGCGCTCTACCACCATTTCGAAGACAAGGATCAGTTGTACCTTGAGGCGCTTGAGTACATATTCCGGCGCCGGATTGGTCGTATGAGTGACGCGCTCAAAGGTCTGACAACCTTCGAGGGCAAGGTACGTCGTGTGGTGGAGGTGTTGGTCGACGCGATCCACGGCGATGAGCTGTTTCTGACCTTGTTGAGGCGCGAACTGTTGGTACGGGACGAGAAGCGGCTTGAATACCTGGCAACCCGGGTGTTTGCTGAACCGTTTCGGGAAATCATGCGTGTCGGACGCGACCTGCCGCCGGGGAACTACAGGCCGTCGTTTCTGGCTACTTCCGCGCTGGCGCTGACGATTGGGCACTACACCCTAGAGCCGGTGCGACGCTATTTGATGCCTTCGGATACCCCACAGGATCTGCGTCAGACCATCATTGATCACGTCACTGATCTCGCCCTGCACGGTATGCGCAAGGATCCCAGGTAATGCTCTCTACAAAGCTTGGCTGGCCAGGGACGGGCCAGCGGCTGCTGGTTTTGCTGTTGCCCCTGATTCTGACCGCCTGCGGTGATTCAACGCAGCAGGCGGCGCCTCGTGTTCGCGATGATCTGGAACTTGCCGTCGCCAGCATCAGCACGGTGCCGCGCTATTACACCGTGCCAGGCAGCGTGATTGCGGATGAGCGGGTGCAGCTGTCGTCGCGTATCAGCGGTTTCATACGCAAGCTTGCAGTGCGCGAAGGCGACCCGGTACGGGATGGCCAGGTACTGGTGGAAATCGATCCGGCGGACGTGGAGGGCGCGGTGCGGCAAGCCACCGCCGCGCGCGCCTCAGCAAAAGCAGATTTGGCCGATGCGCGGGTGGATGTCGATAAATTCATCGCTCTTACCAAGACTGGCGCGGTTCCGATGGATACCTTGCGCAAGGCTGAGGTACGGCGGCAAGTGGCGCAGGCACGCTTGGCCGAGGCGCAGGCCGCATTGGAGACTGCTCGGGCCCAGCGCGCCTATACCAGCATCACCAGCCCGGTGGATGGAGTGGTGGTCGGGCGTTTGCGTGAGGCGGGCGACTTGGCCACGCCCGGCGTTCCGATCCTTGAAATCGAAGCCAGACATACGCTGGTGTTCCAGACCTACGTTGCCGAGAGTCGGGTGATGCAACTCGATCCGGCGGCGCCGGTGCTAGTGTCGCTGGACGCCGTGCCAGGGTCGCACAGCGGGCGCGTTCTGCGGGTAGTGCCCTCGGCTGATCCGGTGACGCGGCGCTACGAGGTCAAGGTCAGTCTGCCTCCTGAGATTGGCCTGTTGCCCGGCATGTTCGGGCGGGCACAGTTTCGGGTCGATGAGGATCAGCCGCTGACAGTGCCGCGGTCCGCCCTGGTCGAACGCAGCGGCCTGAGCGGCGTTTTTCGCGTGGCGGACGACGGCCAGATCGGATTTCGCTGGCTGCGTACGCGGCGCGAGTTTGATGATCAGCTCGAAGTGACGGCGGGGCTTGTCGCCGGTGATCAGGTGGTGGTCAACCCGCCGGCCGATTTGCGCGACGGGGAGCGTCTTGAACTGAGCGCGCCTGCCAGCCAATGAGTGATTCGCGTTTCAACGCCGCGGGGCGCCTGGCCGATTTTTTTGTCGATTCCAAACTGACGCCGCTAGTCATTCTGGGTGTGGCGCTGTTCGGCACCATGGCTTTGCTGCTCACTCCGCGCGAGGAAAATCCGCAAATCGTGGTGCCAGCGGCACAGGTCAGCGTGACGCTGCCGGGTGCCAGTGCGCAGGAAGTGGAAAACCTGCTGTTGACGCCGCTCGAAGCCGCCTTGTCGGGGATGCCTGACGTCGAGCACACCTACGGCACGGCCAGCAATTCGCTGGCCTCGGTGCAGGTGGAGTTTGACGTCGGCATATCCAAGGAGGCGGCGCTGGTCCGCGTGTACGACAAGGTCGAGCAACTTCGCCCACATCTGCCGGCACAGGCCGGGGCACCGACCGTTACGCCAATCGATGCCGACGACGTGCCGGTGGTTACCATCACCCTGGCGTCGACCGACTATGACGATTACGCCCTCAAGCGTATTGCCGACCGCATGGCCGAGCGACTGCGCAGTGTCCGTGGCGTATCGATCGTGCAGGTGTATGGCGGCCGCGACCGCGAGTTGCGGGTCGAGATCGAGCCCGAGCGAATGCAGGCCTTTGGCGTCACCCTGGACCAGGGTCTGGCACGCCTCGCAGCCTCGAATTTCGCCGGCCCGGTGGGGGATATCACCCTGCAGGGCCAACGGGCGGGCGTGTACCTGGACAGCCAACTCGGCTCCCTTGAGGACTTGCAGCGCCTGGTGGTAGGCGAGAGTGATGGCCGGCTGATTTATCTTGAGGACGTGGCAGAGACCGTTGACGGTCCACCGCAAGACCGCCGGAGCATGGCCCGTCTGGCGCTCGGGCCGGCCGATCCGCTGTTTCCTGCCCTCGGCGGGGATGAGATGCCAGCGGTCACCATCGCCGTGGCCAAGAAGGCGGGTGAGAACGCCGTGCGTATCGGCCACGAGGTACAGCGGCGGGTCAAGCGCATGCAGAGCGAGTTCGTGCCTGCTGGCGTACAGATAGTCACCACACGCAATGATGGCGACAAGGCGGACGACGCGGTCAATACGCTGGTCGAACACCTTGGCATTGCCATCCTGGCGGTGGTCGGCACCTTGCTACTGACCCTTGGCTGGCGCGAGGGCCTGATGGTAATGCTGGTGGTACCGCTGGTGATGCTCACGGTGATCATGGCCGATGGTTTCGCCGGTGTGACCATCAACCGCGTGGCACTTTTTGCGTTGATTCTCGCCCTGGGCTCATTAGTCGATGACGCGATCGTTGTGGTGGAGAACATCCATCGCCACTACACCGACAACCCCGGCGGTGACCGACGCGCGATGGCGGTGCAGGCGGTGGCCGAAATCGGTAACGCGACCAATTTCGCCACCTTTTCGATGATGGCGGTGTTCGCGGCGATGATCGTCGTCAGTGGTATGCCGGGGGAGTTTTTCTTCCCGATCGTGGTCAATTTGCCGACCGCAATGTTCACCTCCTTGGTGTTCGCCTATGTAGTAACCCCGTGGGCAGCGCGCCGCTGGCTGCGGCCCAAGCCGCTGCTGGCGGATTTCTCGGCGCAAAGCGCGCAGGCGTATGGAGTTTACGACCGCATTTTGTGCCTGCTCCTGGACCGGCCCTTGCTGCGCCGGGGCTTGTACATCGCCATGGCTGCCTTGATTGGCCTGACTTCCCTGATGCCCGCCTGGCAGTACCTGCGTCCCTCGGGGCCCGTGGGCGAGAAGTCGTTCCTGGGCTTGCTGATGACCTTTTTGCCCAAGGACGACATCAACACCTTCAATATCTTCATCGACCTGCCGGAGAACGCCAGCGTGGAGCAGACGGACGCGCTGGTGCGCGATGTCGGGCGTGAGTTGCGGGCCACGCCGGAAGTAACCAATTATCTGGTTGCGCTGGCTCAGCCGGGGGTAACCGATCTTTCGAACCTGTTGCGCGGCAGCCTGAACCGCCGCAGTGCCCATCAGGCCGAGGTACGGGTAAACCTGATCCATCGCGGCCAGCGGGCGCGTACCTCAATGCAGGTTGTGGCCGATCTTCGGCCGCGTCTGCATGCGGTCAGCCGAAGCTATCCCGGCAGCGTGATCCGCACCTTCGACGACCCACCGGGGCCGCCCAGCCGGGCCAAGTTGCTGGCCGAGGTCTATGGCAACGATCCGGACGATATGCGCCGCGTAGCGGCCGATGTGCGGGCTCAGTTCGAGGCGACCCCGGGAGTGGCCGAGGTGTTCGATTCGGTTGCCAAGCCGGTGCGCCGCCATCGAGTCGTGGTGGACGAGGAAAAAGCGGCTTTGTCTGGTGTTTCCCCACGGCAGCTTGCCGACGTGCTGCAAGTGCTGTTCGAAGGCGTTTCGGTTGGCCGCGTACACCTGCCGGACGAGCGCAATGTGGTGCCGATCCGCATCCAGGTGCCACGGCGTGACGAGCTGCGTCCGCAGGATCTTGACCGTATTCAGGTCAGTAACGCCGCCGGCCAGATCGTGCCGGTATCGGAATTGGTGCGCGTGGTACCCGACTACGAGGACGTGCCCATCCTGCACAAGGACAACGAGCGGGTGATCTTCGTCGGCAGCGAGTATCTGACCGGGGCCGGCCTCTACGCTGTGCTGGATCT of Immundisolibacter sp. contains these proteins:
- a CDS encoding efflux RND transporter permease subunit, producing the protein MSDSRFNAAGRLADFFVDSKLTPLVILGVALFGTMALLLTPREENPQIVVPAAQVSVTLPGASAQEVENLLLTPLEAALSGMPDVEHTYGTASNSLASVQVEFDVGISKEAALVRVYDKVEQLRPHLPAQAGAPTVTPIDADDVPVVTITLASTDYDDYALKRIADRMAERLRSVRGVSIVQVYGGRDRELRVEIEPERMQAFGVTLDQGLARLAASNFAGPVGDITLQGQRAGVYLDSQLGSLEDLQRLVVGESDGRLIYLEDVAETVDGPPQDRRSMARLALGPADPLFPALGGDEMPAVTIAVAKKAGENAVRIGHEVQRRVKRMQSEFVPAGVQIVTTRNDGDKADDAVNTLVEHLGIAILAVVGTLLLTLGWREGLMVMLVVPLVMLTVIMADGFAGVTINRVALFALILALGSLVDDAIVVVENIHRHYTDNPGGDRRAMAVQAVAEIGNATNFATFSMMAVFAAMIVVSGMPGEFFFPIVVNLPTAMFTSLVFAYVVTPWAARRWLRPKPLLADFSAQSAQAYGVYDRILCLLLDRPLLRRGLYIAMAALIGLTSLMPAWQYLRPSGPVGEKSFLGLLMTFLPKDDINTFNIFIDLPENASVEQTDALVRDVGRELRATPEVTNYLVALAQPGVTDLSNLLRGSLNRRSAHQAEVRVNLIHRGQRARTSMQVVADLRPRLHAVSRSYPGSVIRTFDDPPGPPSRAKLLAEVYGNDPDDMRRVAADVRAQFEATPGVAEVFDSVAKPVRRHRVVVDEEKAALSGVSPRQLADVLQVLFEGVSVGRVHLPDERNVVPIRIQVPRRDELRPQDLDRIQVSNAAGQIVPVSELVRVVPDYEDVPILHKDNERVIFVGSEYLTGAGLYAVLDLNQRLESVKDGAGRPLRVGNLGLYDEPPDTIAGTNMLWEGETRMMLDAYRDMTYALLLAISVVYLMLVAYYRSFAIPLVALAALPLAFIGVFPGHLVMGAEFSGASMVGIIALVGMVVRASLLIIEFGREAEAQGMSLREAMRTACALRLRPIVLTSLTNMLGATVMLLDPVFRGLAISVIFGTAFSTGLTMIVVPALYYAYRQRLLSRAAVA